A genomic region of Gemmata massiliana contains the following coding sequences:
- the tadA gene encoding tRNA adenosine(34) deaminase TadA: MNSLNPFDLAFTDPAHPFHVHHMETALAEAGAAAQEDEVPVGAVIIHPELGAIGQAHNMREQLKDPTAHAEMIALTQAATALKSWRLEKCILYVTLEPCPMCAGGIVQARVPMVVYGCTDPKAGACHTLYQIASDPRLNHRAEVVGGVLADRCSALLTDFFRRKRELGKK, from the coding sequence ATGAACTCACTCAACCCGTTCGACCTCGCGTTCACCGACCCGGCGCACCCGTTCCACGTTCACCACATGGAGACGGCGCTGGCCGAGGCCGGCGCCGCCGCCCAGGAGGACGAGGTGCCGGTCGGGGCTGTCATCATTCACCCGGAACTGGGGGCGATCGGGCAGGCGCACAACATGCGCGAGCAACTCAAAGACCCGACCGCGCACGCGGAGATGATCGCGCTCACGCAGGCCGCCACCGCGCTCAAGTCGTGGCGGCTGGAAAAGTGCATCCTGTACGTCACGCTCGAACCGTGCCCGATGTGCGCGGGGGGGATCGTTCAGGCCCGGGTGCCGATGGTGGTGTACGGCTGCACCGACCCGAAGGCCGGGGCGTGCCACACGCTCTACCAGATTGCGAGCGACCCGCGGCTGAACCACCGGGCCGAGGTCGTCGGCGGCGTGCTCGCCGACCGGTGCTCCGCGCTTCTCACCGACTTCTTCCGCCGGAAGCGCGAGTTGGGCAAGAAGTGA